In one window of Oryza sativa Japonica Group chromosome 9, ASM3414082v1 DNA:
- the LOC4347326 gene encoding uncharacterized protein, with translation MATLTLPATGAAAQPGQEDPSGIKNPGDGAGDSSGIDSGWVVLGKSDIVPADLAAAAADAGHRQLGFSPLPMLPIWVQMVLGGVVYTAVPFYNRARKAEDEVTKNVETALEVVEHAAEVTEKLAANVANALPENGTLHKLAEEVEYIAEIVDKDAQKVEIIIKKIEDVSNRIDAAVEPVIEELEKEFKP, from the exons ATGGCAACCCTCACGCTGCCGGCGACCGGAGCCGCCGCGCAACCCGGCCAGGAAGACCCAAG CGGGATCAAGAATCCTGGCGATGGTGCGGGAGATTCGAGCGGCATCGACTCCGG ATGGGTTGTTCTGGGGAAATCTGACATAGTTCCGGCGGATttggctgccgctgccgctgacgCCGGCCACCGACAGCTTGGGTTCTCGCCGTTACCGATGCTTCCAATTTG GGTGCAGATGGTGCTTGGAGGCGTAGTCTACACGGCCGTGCCGTTCTACAATAGGGCCAGGAAAGCCGAAG ATGAGGTGACAAAAAATGTGGAAACTGCATTGGAGGTTGTGGAGCACGCCGCGGAGGTGACAGAGAAGTTAGCTGCTAATGTGGCCAATGCTCTACCAGAGAATGGTACCCTGCATAAGTTGGCCGAGGAGGTTGAGTACATTGCTGAGATAGTGGATAAGGATGCACAGAAGGTTGAAATCATCATAAAGAAG ATTGAAGATGTCAGCAATCGGATAGACGCTGCTGTGGAGCCTGTCATTGAAGAGCTCGAAAAGGAATTCAAACCATAG
- the LOC107275312 gene encoding E3 ubiquitin-protein ligase RING1, which produces MLYPERPSRVNGTATVDCSAYPLDCHPVCPGGSCYEIAEPPPPSPVVPRVDVAVDDHHLPVRLLLTVSLLSAFLFISLSVSTILLYRRRVVLRRRRRAATAPLPGDDGFGDGDEEAGGGGGDVHHVWYIRTVGLDEATITSIATAEYRAGVGWGGDCAVCLGEFRDGELVRLLPRCSHPFHAPCIDTWLRAHVNCPLCRSPVVVPSDLPATATEGEAEGGGQAEEHQVFDEISLSESRADVSEDSDTSSDTQSEDTAASPEDGGRVMPKPIRRSASMDSPLFLVVVPEAQDDAMRGDRKFPNGQEMKLFSVKEKDATGTSSSSCQAGRFGIGRSMSSSGQGFFFSRNGRSSSAVLPL; this is translated from the coding sequence ATGTTGTACCCGGAGCGGCCGAGCCGCGTCAACGGGACGGCCACCGTCGACTGCTCGGCCTACCCGCTCGACTGCCACCCGGTCTGCCCAGGCGGCAGCTGCTACGAGATCGCCgagcccccgccgccgtcgccggtggtccCGCGCGTCGACGTGGCCGTCGACGACCACCACCTCCCCGTACGCCTCCTCCTCACCGTCTCACTCCTCTCCGCCTTCCTGTTCATCTCGCTCTCTGTCTCCACGATCCTGCtctaccgccgccgcgtcgtcctgcgccgccggcgccgggccGCGACCGCGCCGCTCCCCGGCGACGACGGGTTCGGCGACGGGGATGAGgaggcggggggcggcggcggggatgtgCACCACGTGTGGTACATCCGCACGGTGGGGCTGGACGAGGCCACCATCACGTCCATAGCCACCGCGGAGTACCGCGCCGGAGTTGGGTGGGGAGGGGACTGCGCGGTGTGCCTCGGCGAGTTCCGCGACGGGGAGTTGGTccgcctcctcccgcgctgctCGCATCCGTTCCATGCGCCTTGCATCGACACCTGGCTCCGCGCACACGTCAACTGCCCGCTCTGCAGATCCCCAGTCGTCGTTCCCTCCGATCTCCCCGCCACGGCTACCGAAGGTGAGGCGGAGGGTGGTGGGCAAGCGGAAGAGCACCAGGTGTTTGATGAAATCTCGCTATCGGAATCACGTGCCGATGTCTCCGAGGATTCTGACACCTCTTCGGACACTCAAAGTGAGGACACAGCAGCTTCACCAGAGGATGGTGGGAGGGTGATGCCCAAGCCAATACGGCGCTCGGCGTCCATGGACTCACCGTTATTCCTGGTGGTTGTGCCTGAAGCGCAGGACGATGCCATGCGGGGTGATCGAAAATTTCCGAATGGTCAAGAGATGAAGTTATTCAGCGTGAAAGAGAAGGATGCAACAGGGacgtcttcttcctcttgtcAGGCAGGGCGGTTTGGGATTGGCAGATCGATGTCGAGCAGTGGGCAGGGGTTCTTCTTCTCACGGAATGGGCGCTCCAGTAGTGCTGTGTTACCACTGTGA
- the LOC9267272 gene encoding transcription factor bHLH94, producing MALEAVLLSRGDLFGRRRCAMEGGGGGWSSPFSGFEGVMDLDGGNWDAAACSSMLLHGFQELEIPAAAAAAAAMAPPPPPVEPANCAENAGGVGGHQEDQAAVAAAATAVQSGRRKRRRARAAKNKEEVESQRMTHIAVERNRRKQMNEYLAVLRSLMPPSYAQRGDQASIVGGAINFVKELEQLLQSLEARKSSRQCAAHDAAAAAAPFASFFTFPQYSMSAAAAAAPVAPVVNELHGRDDGGAGTAEAEASGSKPSAVADVEVTMVESHANLRVLSRRRPRQLLRLVVALQGHRLTVLHLNMTSAGHMVLYSFSLKVEDDCQLTSVDEIATAAHQIIEKIQEEQGCSLD from the exons ATGGCACTGGAGGCCGTGCTGCTCTCGCGTGGTGATCTGTttggtcgtcgtcgttgcgccatggaaggaggaggaggtggttgGAGCAGCCCGTTCAGTGGCTTCGAGGGAGTGATGGATTTGGACGGCGGCAACTGGGACGCCGCCGCGTGCTCATCGATGCTTCTGCATGGCTTCCAGGAGCTAGAGATCCCtgcggccgccgctgctgctgctgccatggcgccgccgccgccgccggtagagCCTGCTAATTGCGCGGAGAATGCAGGAGGGGTTGGTGGTCATCAGGAGGATCAggctgcggtggcggcagcggcgacggcggtgcagtcggggaggaggaagcggcggcgggcgagggcggcgaagaacaaggaggaggtggagagccAGCGGATGACCCACATTGCCGTCGAGCGCAACCGCCGGAAGCAGATGAACGAGTACCTCGCCGTGCTCCGCTCCCTCATGCCGCCGTCCTACGCGCAAAGG GGTGATCAGGCGTCCATCGTCGGCGGCGCAATCAACTTCGTCAAGGAGCTGGAGCAGCTGCTCCAGTCGCTGGAGGCGCGGAAGAGTTCCCGGCAATGCGCGGCCCAcgacgcggcggcagcggcggcgccgttcGCCAGCTTCTTCACCTTCCCGCAGTACTcgatgagcgccgccgccgccgcggcgccggtggcTCCCGTTGTGAACGAGTTGCACGGCCGTGACGACGGCGGAGCAGGcaccgccgaggccgaggcgtCAGGGTCGAAGCCGTCGGCGGTGGCCGACGTCGAGGTGACCATGGTGGAGAGCCACGCCAACCTGCGGGTGCTgtcacggcggcggccgaggcagCTGCTCCGGCTGGTGGTGGCGCTGCAGGGCCACCGGCTCACCGTGCTCCACCTCAACATGACCAGCGCCGGCCACATGGTTCTCTACTCGTTCAGCctcaag GTGGAGGATGATTGCCAGCTTACGTCTGTGGATGAGATTGCAACCGCCGCTCATCAGATCATTGAGAAGATTCAAGAAGAGCAGGGCTGTAGTTTAGATTAG